The following proteins come from a genomic window of Phycisphaerales bacterium AB-hyl4:
- a CDS encoding EamA family transporter, giving the protein MVALGVMFGLLTAVLQSVAYLLSRNYGLRAGGGMVRLLVKSHVIQAVVAVPFVWLLWSSELPPWGQWIWPTVGVGAFYLVGQMGLFLALKRTTASRVSPLLGLKVAILAVLTAAWLGDDVSAWQWAAVGLAVAAAFAINYTGGPLPTAAVVTMLVTCTGYALSDVCIRLMIEAMEPLPPTHAALLGVVLVYFGCGVVLAPLLPWYGSRRVKPWLRVMPYAWTWLISMATLFVCFALVGVVLGNILQSTRGVISILLVPLVVGRGFVHVETQLPRAVFWRRVGAAVMMFAAVVLYLAG; this is encoded by the coding sequence ATGGTTGCACTTGGTGTCATGTTCGGGTTGCTGACGGCGGTGTTGCAGTCGGTGGCTTACCTGCTTTCGCGGAACTATGGGTTGCGCGCGGGTGGGGGGATGGTGCGGCTGTTGGTGAAGTCGCATGTGATTCAGGCGGTGGTGGCGGTGCCGTTTGTGTGGTTGTTGTGGTCGAGTGAGTTGCCGCCCTGGGGGCAGTGGATTTGGCCGACGGTCGGGGTTGGGGCGTTTTATCTGGTGGGGCAGATGGGGCTGTTCCTGGCGTTGAAGCGGACGACGGCGTCGCGGGTGTCGCCGCTGCTTGGGTTGAAGGTGGCGATTCTTGCGGTGCTGACGGCGGCGTGGCTGGGCGATGATGTGTCGGCGTGGCAGTGGGCGGCGGTTGGGCTGGCGGTGGCGGCGGCGTTTGCGATCAACTACACGGGCGGGCCGCTGCCGACGGCGGCGGTGGTGACGATGCTGGTGACGTGTACGGGTTATGCGCTGTCGGACGTGTGCATACGGCTGATGATCGAGGCGATGGAGCCCTTGCCGCCGACGCACGCGGCGCTGCTGGGGGTGGTGCTGGTGTACTTCGGGTGTGGGGTGGTGCTCGCGCCGCTGCTGCCCTGGTATGGATCGCGGCGGGTTAAGCCCTGGCTGCGGGTGATGCCTTACGCGTGGACGTGGCTGATCAGCATGGCGACGCTGTTCGTGTGCTTCGCGCTGGTGGGGGTGGTGCTGGGCAATATTCTGCAGTCGACGCGAGGGGTGATTTCGATTCTGCTCGTGCCGCTGGTGGTCGGGCGGGGGTTTGTGCATGTGGAGACGCAGTTGCCGCGGGCGGTGTTCTGGCGGCGGGTGGGGGCGGCGGTGATGATGTTCGCGGCGGTGGTTTTATATCTGGCGGGGTAG
- a CDS encoding MGMT family protein codes for MSTLQTTHETTPERTPETTHESTLTSHIKRGELVAGMNFHQRVWAMTARIPAGRVTTYAAVAAALGSRGARAVGQALNRNPYAPAVPCHRVVGSDGRLTGFAGGLAKKRDLLAEEGVGFNAAGRVALADYAWDFK; via the coding sequence ATGAGCACACTTCAAACCACGCATGAAACGACGCCTGAAAGGACACCTGAAACGACGCACGAAAGCACACTGACAAGTCACATCAAACGCGGCGAACTGGTGGCGGGGATGAACTTTCACCAGCGGGTGTGGGCGATGACGGCTCGCATCCCGGCGGGGCGGGTGACGACGTATGCGGCGGTGGCGGCGGCGCTGGGCTCGCGGGGGGCGCGGGCGGTGGGGCAGGCGTTGAATCGCAACCCGTATGCGCCGGCAGTGCCTTGCCATCGCGTGGTCGGCAGCGACGGCAGGCTGACCGGCTTCGCGGGCGGCCTGGCGAAGAAGCGCGATCTGCTCGCGGAGGAGGGCGTGGGCTTCAACGCGGCGGGGCGGGTGGCGCTGGCGGATTATGCGTGGGATTTCAAGTAG
- a CDS encoding CHASE3 domain-containing protein, with translation MASFHAGTRREIAVLVAGLLLVTSAMAGAVVSSYMLWEAKERVERTHELRSAFLRVLWQAQDIETGQRGYVITGDDAFLRPYRQARERLDVEMDQLMQLTAGNPTQRARAERLRSLAGQRLQLAEQRIAQRRDGDIAAVAELVQRGQGEALSEQVRAVVEEADREAIAALAEREARAARRWGWLLASSIFGGGVGALLVVGAMMYARHSRHAAESAWQQFRSLFEAAPGAYLVVEPTTYRIVAVSDAYLRATMTRRSALLGRTLFEVFPDDPDDPSATGERNLRASLERVKSTKHPDAMAVQHYPIPRPTSAGGGFEQRWWSPLNSPVVDGEGKLVYIIHRVEDVTPFICARDKDEPTAEAFEALESQAQHLMAGVMARGQALQEANEQLRESEERLRHANRELSDFATIVSHDLKSPLRAVSTLARWMRSDYGQKLDEEGRAQLEEMVRVVGRMDQMIDDILEYARLGRTEGRPRRVALAELLPTVVSDLRPPADVRVEFASDPPVVKGDPVRLRQVFLNLIGNAIKHGRQATDGDRLRVEVSWERTEAGWEFCVSDNGPGIEAAHHERIFRMFQTLKPRDESDSTGVGLALVKRIVEQVGGEVWVASEPGAGCRFHFTWPGAVDSPRSGEAAVLADEALVAGELHRKRGADA, from the coding sequence ATGGCATCATTTCATGCAGGAACGCGGCGCGAGATCGCGGTGCTGGTGGCAGGCTTGCTGCTGGTGACGAGCGCGATGGCCGGCGCGGTGGTCAGTTCCTACATGCTTTGGGAAGCCAAGGAACGGGTGGAGCGTACGCATGAACTGCGGTCGGCGTTTTTACGCGTGCTGTGGCAGGCACAGGACATCGAAACCGGCCAGCGGGGTTATGTCATCACCGGTGATGATGCTTTTCTGAGGCCTTATCGTCAGGCGCGCGAACGGCTGGATGTGGAGATGGATCAATTGATGCAGTTGACCGCAGGCAACCCGACGCAGCGGGCGCGGGCGGAACGGTTGCGTTCACTTGCGGGGCAACGGTTGCAACTGGCGGAGCAGCGAATCGCGCAACGGCGGGACGGAGACATTGCGGCGGTGGCGGAGCTGGTGCAACGCGGGCAGGGCGAGGCGTTGAGCGAGCAGGTGCGGGCGGTGGTGGAAGAGGCGGACCGTGAGGCGATTGCGGCGCTGGCGGAGCGTGAGGCGCGGGCGGCGCGGCGATGGGGTTGGCTGCTGGCATCGTCGATTTTTGGCGGGGGCGTGGGCGCGTTGCTGGTGGTGGGGGCGATGATGTACGCACGGCATAGCAGGCATGCGGCGGAGTCGGCGTGGCAACAGTTTCGGTCGTTGTTCGAGGCGGCGCCGGGTGCGTACCTGGTGGTTGAGCCGACGACGTATCGGATCGTGGCGGTGAGCGATGCGTACCTGCGTGCGACGATGACGCGGCGGTCGGCGTTGCTGGGGCGAACGCTGTTTGAGGTGTTTCCGGACGACCCGGACGATCCGTCGGCGACGGGCGAGCGGAATTTGCGGGCGTCGTTGGAGCGGGTGAAGTCGACGAAGCATCCAGATGCGATGGCGGTGCAGCATTATCCGATTCCGCGGCCGACGTCGGCGGGCGGGGGATTCGAGCAGCGTTGGTGGAGTCCGCTGAACTCGCCGGTGGTCGATGGTGAGGGGAAGTTGGTTTACATCATTCATCGTGTGGAGGATGTAACGCCGTTTATTTGCGCGCGGGACAAGGATGAGCCGACTGCCGAAGCGTTTGAAGCGTTGGAAAGCCAGGCGCAGCATCTGATGGCGGGGGTGATGGCGCGGGGCCAGGCGTTGCAGGAGGCCAACGAGCAGTTGCGTGAGAGCGAGGAGCGGTTGCGTCATGCCAACCGGGAGTTGTCGGACTTTGCGACGATTGTTTCGCATGACCTGAAGTCGCCGTTGCGTGCGGTGTCGACGCTGGCGCGTTGGATGCGAAGCGACTATGGGCAGAAGCTGGACGAGGAAGGGCGGGCGCAGCTTGAGGAGATGGTGCGGGTTGTCGGCCGGATGGATCAGATGATTGACGACATCCTGGAGTACGCTCGGCTTGGTCGGACGGAGGGTCGGCCGAGGCGGGTGGCGTTGGCGGAGCTGCTGCCGACGGTGGTGTCGGATCTGAGGCCGCCTGCGGACGTGCGGGTTGAGTTTGCGTCGGACCCGCCGGTGGTTAAGGGCGATCCGGTGCGGTTGCGTCAGGTTTTTCTGAATTTGATTGGCAATGCGATCAAGCACGGTCGGCAGGCGACGGATGGCGATCGGCTGCGGGTGGAGGTGAGTTGGGAGCGGACGGAGGCGGGTTGGGAATTTTGCGTCTCGGACAACGGGCCTGGGATTGAGGCGGCGCACCATGAGCGGATATTCCGGATGTTTCAGACTTTGAAGCCGAGGGATGAGTCGGACTCGACCGGGGTGGGGCTGGCGTTGGTGAAGCG